In a genomic window of Brettanomyces nanus chromosome 1, complete sequence:
- a CDS encoding uncharacterized protein (BUSCO:EOG09341TO5) yields the protein MVTDSFFTDPSAKRKRKNRATSTVRNRSDKKRRINHRKNNENDNDNNDNRKEDAESEDLDDEVGADIFEEDSEEEDNREEDEEEAERKQKEEEEKAESVVDKRRRLAKEYLADLKRGLEEGQDNGITGDYAFDAKDLDEEIISSRLQRDVAEEKGYVYKFFGNRMNLDDAHITVRRVSNMGLTSISVRYPYLYTTSKDIELAKWDIRDSTKKPKKVKYARGGVKYTEVSKDSLENGHCDEIYACAVSPDGKYVVTGGKDKRLIVWSGENLACLKVLPTNSKKGEVYGLAFRRKSDQLYVACGDLKIRTYSVDQQAQLETLYGHQDLVEDISALGQERCVTVGSRDRTAMLWKIPDETRLTFRGGDSIEKFQQLMRKQERDLGKNAGDAIPPFIVEGSIDCVAMVDDSHFVTGSDNGNVSLWSTSKKKPIFTVRQAHGMQPKIKAVDVSAERDVNIAEQQVPKQLPFWITSIHAIPFSDIFVSGSWNGVLKVWKLAEDLRSFELLGDLNRAKGVVTRIDSYEDEENHSVRIYASLSKEHRLGRWIKPLEGSRNAIYSATIEVKQQAAIRKEKS from the coding sequence ATGGTAACCGATTCATTTTTTACAGATCCTTCAgcaaagaggaaaagaaagaacagagCCACGTCGACTGTTCGTAATAGAAGTGATAAGAAAAGACGTATCAATCATAGGAAAAACAATGAAAATGACAATGACAATAATGATAATAGAAAAGAGGATGCTGAATCAGAAGATTTAGACGATGAAGTTGGAGCTGacatctttgaagaagattcagaggaggaggataatcgagaagaggatgaagaagaggccgaaagaaagcagaaagaagaagaagaaaaagcagAATCTGTTGTAGATAAACGTCGGAGGCTCGCTAAAGAATATCTCGCAGACTTAAAGCGAGGATTAGAGGAAGGTCAAGATAATGGAATCACCGGAGACTATGCCTTTGATGCAAAGGATTTGGACGAAGAAATCATTAGCTCCAGACTTCAGAGAGATGTTGCGGAGGAAAAAGGTTATGTGTAcaagttctttggaaaTCGAATGAACTTGGATGATGCTCATATAACAGTGAGGCGTGTATCCAATATGGGATTGACGTCAATATCTGTCAGGTATCCATATCTATACACCACATCAAAAGACATAGAATTGGCGAAATGGGATATTAGAGACAGTACAAAGAAGCCTAAAAAGGTGAAGTATGCCCGAGGAGGTGTTAAGTACACGGAGGTTTCGAAagattctttggaaaatGGACACTGTGATGAGATATATGCATGTGCAGTGAGTCCGGATGGAAAGTATGTCGTGACAGGAGGTAAAGATAAGAGATTGATAGTGTGGTCTGGAGAAAATTTAGCATGCCTCAAAGTATTACCGACCAATAGTaagaaaggagaagttTATGGATTGGCATTTAGACGCAAGTCTGATCAATTGTACGTTGCATGTGGTGATTTAAAGATTAGAACGTACAGTGTGGATCAACAGGCACAATTGGAGACCCTATATGGACATCAggatcttgttgaagacATATCTGCATTAGGTCAGGAGAGGTGTGTTACTGTAGGTAGTCGGGATCGAACGGCGATGCTATGGAAGATTCCGGATGAGACCAGATTGACATTTAGAGGGGGAGATTCGATAGAAAAGTTTCAGCAATTAATGAGGAAGCAAGAGAGAGATTTAGGGAAGAATGCAGGTGATGCAATTCCTCCGTTTATAGTGGAGGGAAGTATCGACTGCGTTGCGATGGTAGATGATTCTCACTTTGTGACAGGTTCTGATAATGGTAATGTTTCACTGTGGTCGACGtctaagaagaagcctATTTTCACAGTGAGACAGGCGCATGGTATGCAGCCTAAAATAAAGGCTGTTGACGTATCTGCAGAGAGAGATGTTAATATAGCGGAACAGCAGGTTCCTAAACAGTTACCGTTTTGGATCACCAGCATACATGCAATTCCATTTTCGGATATATTTGTGAGTGGCTCGTGGAATGGGGTATTGAAGGTATGGAAACTGGCAGAAGATTTAAGAAGCTTTGAATTATTGGGAGATCTTAATAGAGCCAAGGGAGTAGTGACTAGAATAGATAGCTacgaggatgaagagaaccATAGTGTGAGAATATATGCGTCACTATCGAAAGAGCATCGATTGGGAAGATGGATTAAGCCTTTGGAAGGATCGAGGAACGCGATTTATTCTGCAACGATAGAGGTGAAGCAGCAGGCAGCAATTAGAAAGGAAAAGTCTTAG